Proteins from a genomic interval of Schaalia odontolytica:
- a CDS encoding protein CrcB-like protein, whose amino-acid sequence MTDTRDPQGIVNFFVRYLVLHVIFLVGLPVSYAADLALIYFFGFMGFFTFFQVLIAITRKFLDKAGSWKPVAIAGAVFSDVAVVWFLGVLLGGFLGGPSWELVTAWLPYHFVAAFFAWGLREIFFWLTPRDAATPSTPVSPAEPAASENPDESNDADAPTSAPATTDTGTDADTDKQ is encoded by the coding sequence ATGACAGATACGCGTGACCCGCAAGGGATTGTTAACTTCTTCGTCCGGTACCTGGTGCTCCACGTGATCTTCCTGGTCGGGCTCCCGGTCTCCTATGCCGCGGACCTGGCACTGATCTACTTCTTTGGCTTCATGGGCTTCTTCACCTTCTTCCAGGTGTTGATAGCCATCACCCGAAAGTTCCTCGACAAGGCCGGATCGTGGAAGCCTGTCGCGATCGCGGGGGCCGTATTCTCCGACGTGGCGGTCGTGTGGTTCTTGGGAGTTCTGCTGGGCGGTTTTCTCGGCGGCCCCAGCTGGGAGCTCGTGACCGCGTGGCTGCCCTACCACTTCGTCGCTGCTTTCTTCGCGTGGGGGCTCCGCGAGATCTTCTTCTGGCTGACCCCGCGAGACGCTGCCACACCCAGCACCCCTGTCAGTCCCGCTGAGCCGGCCGCTTCCGAGAACCCGGACGAATCCAACGATGCAGACGCCCCAACGAGTGCACCCGCGACCACCGACACCGGCACCGACGCCGACACCGACAAGCAGTAG
- a CDS encoding sulfite exporter TauE/SafE family protein, giving the protein MANTDSQPLTLRGILLVIATGVGAGFLSGLFGVGGGLVIVPALMAVLGMDQRRASATSLAAIIVTAAVGSGTYALHGEVSWAGAALLVAGALAGSQIGVWLLRRLPAPALPWILIGFTVFVIVSQYLQVPTREGAVSLTPASCALMILVGLCAGILSGLVGVGGGSVIVPGMELAVGAGDLIARGTSLLVMIPTGIAGTVTNLRHRMVDLRVGLIVGASAAATAPAGRLVATLASPSVGAILFNMFLLTIIASTIVRIRKKARAQI; this is encoded by the coding sequence GTGGCCAACACCGATTCCCAGCCCCTCACCCTGCGCGGCATCCTCCTCGTCATTGCAACGGGCGTGGGCGCGGGCTTCCTCTCCGGACTCTTCGGTGTGGGGGGCGGCCTCGTCATCGTGCCCGCCCTCATGGCCGTCCTGGGCATGGATCAGCGCCGCGCCTCGGCCACGTCCCTGGCCGCCATCATCGTCACTGCAGCCGTCGGCTCAGGCACCTACGCCCTGCACGGCGAGGTCTCCTGGGCGGGCGCCGCCCTCCTCGTCGCCGGCGCGCTCGCGGGCTCCCAGATCGGCGTGTGGCTCCTGCGCCGCCTCCCCGCACCCGCCCTGCCCTGGATACTCATCGGCTTCACGGTCTTCGTCATTGTCTCCCAATACCTGCAGGTCCCCACACGCGAGGGAGCCGTCTCGCTGACCCCGGCCTCGTGCGCCCTCATGATCCTGGTCGGCCTGTGCGCCGGCATTCTCTCCGGCCTGGTCGGCGTGGGCGGCGGATCCGTCATCGTGCCCGGCATGGAGCTCGCCGTCGGCGCGGGCGACCTCATCGCGCGCGGCACGTCGCTCCTCGTCATGATCCCCACCGGCATCGCCGGCACCGTCACCAACCTACGCCACCGCATGGTCGACCTGCGCGTCGGCCTCATCGTCGGCGCATCCGCCGCGGCCACGGCCCCCGCCGGACGCCTCGTCGCGACGCTCGCGTCCCCGAGCGTGGGCGCGATCCTCTTCAACATGTTCCTGCTGACCATCATCGCCTCGACGATCGTGCGCATACGTAAGAAGGCGCGCGCTCAGATCTAA